A stretch of the Acidobacteriota bacterium genome encodes the following:
- a CDS encoding YccF domain-containing protein, protein MSTIGNILWILLGGIWMSIGWVIAGVIMYVTIIGIPWGRSCFVIARFTLLPFGHEAVPRQVVTGQEDLGTGTAGLLGNIVWLLLAGWWLALCHVLAGLAMCLTIIGIPFGIQHFKLAGISLMPVGQTIVPKGIAARLR, encoded by the coding sequence ATGAGCACCATCGGCAACATCCTCTGGATACTGCTCGGCGGGATCTGGATGAGCATCGGCTGGGTAATCGCCGGGGTGATCATGTACGTGACCATAATCGGCATCCCCTGGGGACGCTCCTGCTTCGTCATCGCCCGCTTCACGTTGTTGCCGTTCGGGCACGAAGCCGTGCCCCGGCAGGTGGTGACCGGACAGGAAGACCTCGGCACGGGCACCGCCGGCCTCCTGGGCAACATCGTGTGGCTGCTGCTGGCCGGCTGGTGGCTGGCGCTGTGCCACGTGCTTGCGGGCCTGGCCATGTGCCTGACGATCATCGGCATCCCGTTCGGCATTCAACACTTCAAGCTCGCGGGGATATCCCTGATGCCCGTGGGCCAGACCATCGTGCCGAAGGGAATCGCCGCGCGGCTGCGGTAG
- a CDS encoding serine hydrolase: MRHTGRARRRRWAGGCPALIALLCLIGSAAPHTAGANGAPALNEFHRGRILERAAGLPRLRSLLVSVGGELIEEHYFNGAAAHRSANLKSASKTIIAILVGIAIDRGYLAGVDQPIVDFFPDELADAEAAKRSITVGDLLSMRAGLETTSNRNYGRWVRSRHWVRHALSRPLVDRPGGRMIYSTGSTHLLSAILTRATGMSTLEFGRRYLARLLGITLPSWTRDPQGVYLGGNEMGLTPRAMLAVGNLFRRGGTGAGRQVISREWIRASTVPRTRSRFSGRQYGYGWWMRTLAGHRTYYAWGYGGQFIFVIPDLDAVIVATSSPNPGSGRRRHRRELDDLIDCDLVPAIRRAVAEAAQ, from the coding sequence ATGCGGCACACGGGGCGGGCGCGGCGGCGGCGGTGGGCGGGCGGTTGTCCGGCGCTTATAGCTCTGCTGTGCCTGATCGGATCGGCGGCGCCGCATACCGCGGGCGCCAACGGCGCACCGGCCCTGAACGAGTTCCACCGGGGGCGGATCCTCGAGCGCGCGGCCGGCTTGCCCCGCCTGCGCAGCCTGCTCGTCTCGGTCGGCGGCGAGCTGATCGAGGAGCACTATTTCAACGGCGCCGCGGCGCACCGTTCCGCCAACCTCAAGTCCGCGTCGAAGACCATCATCGCCATTCTGGTCGGGATCGCCATCGACCGGGGCTACCTGGCGGGCGTCGATCAGCCGATCGTCGACTTCTTCCCGGACGAGCTGGCCGACGCGGAAGCAGCGAAACGGTCCATCACCGTCGGCGACCTGCTCTCCATGCGGGCGGGTCTGGAGACCACCTCGAACCGCAACTACGGGCGCTGGGTGCGGAGCCGGCACTGGGTGCGGCATGCGCTGAGCCGGCCGCTGGTCGACCGGCCGGGCGGGCGGATGATCTACAGCACCGGCAGCACGCATCTGCTGTCCGCGATCCTGACCCGCGCCACGGGCATGAGCACCCTGGAGTTCGGCCGCCGCTATCTCGCGCGGCTTCTCGGCATCACGCTGCCGTCCTGGACCCGGGATCCCCAAGGGGTCTACCTGGGCGGCAACGAGATGGGCCTGACGCCGCGGGCGATGCTGGCGGTCGGCAACCTCTTCCGGCGCGGCGGGACCGGGGCCGGGCGGCAGGTGATCTCGCGCGAGTGGATCCGCGCGTCGACGGTCCCGCGCACCCGATCGCGGTTCAGCGGGCGGCAATACGGGTACGGCTGGTGGATGCGCACGCTGGCCGGGCATCGGACCTACTACGCCTGGGGCTACGGGGGGCAGTTCATCTTCGTGATTCCGGATCTGGACGCGGTGATCGTGGCGACGTCGTCGCCGAATCCGGGTTCCGGGCGGCGGCGCCACCGGCGCGAGCTGGACGACCTCATCGACTGCGACCTGGTGCCCGCCATCCGGCGGGCGGTGGCGGAAGCGGCGCAATAG
- a CDS encoding sulfatase gives MQRERVRPRPCRLGFILIITAFLSSGSATGHVAGVAGPDYERRNIVFILTDDQRFDALGLLNDYFRTPNLDRLAEGGVLFENAFVTTSLCSPSRASILSGQYAHAHQVLDNSTPMPTGIPTFPQGLQAAGYETAFVGKWHMGGARDDPRPGFDHWVSFRGQGPYTDPALNINGARTETPGYTTDLLTDHAVEFIRRDHDRPFLLYLSHKAVHAPFTPAERHAGAYVDTRYPRPASMADTDANYAGKPAWVRAQRDSWHGVDGMYDGRTDFNRFVREYAEALMAVDDSVGRVVEALRREGLLDSTLLVFTSDNGFQFGEHGLIDKRTMYEASIRVPLIVHCPDLFDGGARRPEMILNIDFGPTFLEAAGAPIPDTMHGRSFHGLLAGTSDDWRDAFLYEYFWERAFPQTPTVLGVRGDRYKLIRFHGVWEPYELYDLDADPHEMRNLLGDVRVETQAGTVDRQITQRVAPDVAEVFAGLMERLTAILRETGALDEPTWRAVAEGW, from the coding sequence ATGCAACGTGAGCGAGTACGGCCGAGACCCTGTCGGCTGGGGTTCATCTTGATCATTACGGCGTTCCTCTCGTCGGGGAGCGCTACTGGCCACGTGGCCGGGGTCGCCGGCCCGGACTACGAACGCCGCAACATCGTCTTCATCCTGACCGACGATCAGCGCTTCGACGCGCTCGGGCTGCTGAACGACTACTTCCGGACGCCGAACCTGGATCGCCTTGCGGAAGGCGGCGTTCTCTTCGAGAACGCGTTCGTCACGACGTCGCTCTGCTCGCCGTCGCGCGCGTCGATCCTCTCCGGCCAGTACGCGCACGCGCACCAGGTGCTCGACAACAGCACCCCGATGCCAACCGGGATACCGACCTTCCCGCAGGGATTGCAGGCCGCCGGCTACGAGACCGCGTTCGTCGGCAAGTGGCACATGGGTGGCGCGCGCGACGATCCGCGGCCCGGCTTCGACCACTGGGTCTCGTTCCGCGGGCAGGGGCCGTACACGGACCCGGCGCTGAACATCAACGGCGCGCGCACCGAGACTCCCGGCTACACGACGGACCTGCTCACCGACCACGCGGTCGAGTTCATCCGGCGCGACCACGACCGGCCGTTCCTGCTGTATCTCTCGCACAAGGCCGTCCACGCCCCGTTCACCCCGGCCGAGCGCCACGCCGGCGCCTACGTCGACACGCGCTATCCGCGCCCGGCGTCGATGGCCGATACCGACGCCAACTACGCCGGCAAGCCGGCCTGGGTGCGCGCCCAGCGCGATAGCTGGCACGGTGTGGACGGGATGTACGACGGACGGACCGACTTCAATCGCTTCGTGCGCGAGTACGCCGAGGCCTTGATGGCCGTCGACGACAGCGTCGGGCGGGTCGTCGAGGCGCTGCGCCGCGAAGGGTTGCTCGATTCCACGCTGCTCGTCTTCACCTCGGACAACGGCTTCCAGTTCGGCGAGCACGGCCTGATCGACAAGCGAACGATGTACGAGGCGTCGATCCGCGTGCCGCTCATCGTGCACTGCCCGGATCTGTTCGATGGCGGCGCGCGCAGGCCGGAGATGATCCTGAACATCGACTTCGGTCCGACGTTCCTGGAGGCAGCCGGCGCTCCAATCCCCGACACGATGCACGGCCGCTCGTTTCATGGGCTCCTCGCCGGGACGTCGGACGACTGGCGGGACGCGTTCCTCTACGAGTACTTCTGGGAGCGCGCGTTTCCCCAGACTCCCACCGTGCTGGGCGTGCGCGGCGACCGCTACAAGCTCATCCGCTTCCACGGCGTGTGGGAGCCCTACGAGCTCTACGACCTCGACGCCGACCCGCACGAGATGCGCAACCTGCTCGGCGACGTGCGGGTGGAGACGCAGGCGGGCACCGTCGACCGGCAGATCACGCAGCGGGTGGCTCCGGACGTGGCAGAGGTCTTCGCCGGCCTCATGGAGCGGTTGACTGCAATCCTGCGGGAGACGGGGGCCCTCGACGAGCCGACGTGGCGGGCGGTAGCAGAAGGGTGGTAG